GCATTCCTAATTGTTTCGCTACCGCTTCCACGACCAGTTTGCGGTCGCCGGAAAGTAACACAGTTTGGCAGCCGAGTGCTTGCAGCGCTTGTATCACCTCCCGGGATTCAGCTCGCATGGGATCGGATATCGCGAATTGTGCGACAAGAATCTTATCACGTGCTACCAATACCTGGGTGGTTTGTTCATTACTCGAGTCTTCTTGTATTGCTGTGATGCTTGATAGATCGACTCCGTTCGCTGCAAGGAATCGTTCACTACCAATTAAGTATCGACTTCCCTGCACTTGTCCAGTAACGCCGTTTCCAGGGCTATTCGAAAAGTCTTCGACGAGTACGGTATCGGTTACAAGAGGTGATAAAGAAGTGGCTACAGCTTCAGCCAGCGGATGGGTTGATGTACGCTCGATAGCGAGAATACTTTCGATAATTTCCTGTCGCTGTTCGGGAACTGGTTCATAGATTTCGTAGGACACCACACCCGGTTTACCGATGGTTACCGTTCCCGTTTTATCGAACACGATGGTATCAATGTTCTCCAGACGTTGCAACGCTTCGCCATTTTTCAGGAGAATTCCCTGACTGGCGGCGCGCCCGGTTGCAACCATAATCGCGGTGGGAACCGCCAATCCCATCGCGCACGGGCAAGCAATTATTAGTACCGATACCGCGGCAGTCAAAGCCGGAACCAATTGCTCGACTCCGGCAAAAACCAACCACAATAGTATTGTGAGGAGCGAGATTCCCAATACTACCGGAACAAAGATCGCGCTAATCCGGTCGGCGAGTTTTTGCATCGGAGGTCGCGACGTTTGTGCATTCTGCATCCACCGAAGAATTTTCGCTAAAACCGCCGATTCACCTAACGCAGTTGCGCGGAGGTTGAGTGCGCCGTTGCCATTGACCGTACCGCCAACTACGGATGCGCCGATACTTTTTTCGACGGGAACCGGTTCGCCGGTCAACATCGATTCGTCAACATTACTTGCACCAGAAACGACAATACCGTCGACGGGAATTCGCTCACCGGGACGCACCAGAATCTCATCATCGAGCAATACCTGTCGAATGGGAATGTCGAAGTGACTGCCATTGCGAACGATCCGTGCCGTTTTCGGTTGCAGCATTCCCAACTTGCGGAGCGCTGAAGTCGTTTGTCGCTTTGCCCTTGCCTCGAACGTGTTACCCACTAACACCAATGCGATAACGATTGCCGCCGCCTCATAATAGACATCTGGCATAACACCCTGCCGGGAAAACCAGTCGGGGAATAATGTGATGGCAACCGAGTAGAGGAATGCGGCGCCGGTTCCCAACGAAACCAGCGAATTCATGTCGGCGGAACCGTGTCGCAACGCCGCCCACGCCCGGGTGTAAAAGTGCTGGCCCGCCCAACCAATTACGGGAAGTGTTAACAGAAACAGCATCCAACGCAAAGCATTCGGTTCGATGAGATACAGGAATGGAAAGAGAAACTCGAGAATTGGATTCAACCAGTTCGACGTCCATTGCATCACCGGATCAGCGATATGATGCGATTGCATTGCCATCAGCGGCATCGATAGCAACATGATCAGCGCACCGAGTAAAAGTGAAACGATTGCTTTTAAGCGCACTCTACGGAACTGCCGTTCATACTCCTGTTCGCGTTGTTCGGCTTCATCGGCGAGCCCCGGTGCTTCGACCGGTAACTCCGCGCCATAGCCGGT
The genomic region above belongs to bacterium and contains:
- a CDS encoding heavy metal translocating P-type ATPase; amino-acid sequence: MTTTDQTQPPAANAYYERITIPVAGMTCAACQARVQRSLAKQPGVTDAAVNLLMNSATIVYDPAVIQPDNIVQSVRDTGYGAELPVEAPGLADEAEQREQEYERQFRRVRLKAIVSLLLGALIMLLSMPLMAMQSHHIADPVMQWTSNWLNPILEFLFPFLYLIEPNALRWMLFLLTLPVIGWAGQHFYTRAWAALRHGSADMNSLVSLGTGAAFLYSVAITLFPDWFSRQGVMPDVYYEAAAIVIALVLVGNTFEARAKRQTTSALRKLGMLQPKTARIVRNGSHFDIPIRQVLLDDEILVRPGERIPVDGIVVSGASNVDESMLTGEPVPVEKSIGASVVGGTVNGNGALNLRATALGESAVLAKILRWMQNAQTSRPPMQKLADRISAIFVPVVLGISLLTILLWLVFAGVEQLVPALTAAVSVLIIACPCAMGLAVPTAIMVATGRAASQGILLKNGEALQRLENIDTIVFDKTGTVTIGKPGVVSYEIYEPVPEQRQEIIESILAIERTSTHPLAEAVATSLSPLVTDTVLVEDFSNSPGNGVTGQVQGSRYLIGSERFLAANGVDLSSITAIQEDSSNEQTTQVLVARDKILVAQFAISDPMRAESREVIQALQALGCQTVLLSGDRKLVVEAVAKQLGMQRFFAEVLPDGKVQVIEQLQRDGKRVAMIGDGINDAPALAQAEVGIAMGSGTDIASEAADITLLRSDLRMIQHAIQLSQRAMRIMRQNLFWALLYNVICIPVAAGILYPFFGILLSPMLAGAAMAFSSVSVVANSLRLRR